The genomic DNA TTGTGATATTATTATGAACTCCAATCCAGAACCATAAAATGTAAAAGAATGACGACAAAGAGATGATTGGCAAAAATGGAAAATTGTAATCCAGGAAGAATTGCAATCCTTGCACAAGAGAAATATATTTGGACCTGCAGTCCGAACACCAGCTGGTGTGGTCCCCGTTGGGAACAGATGAGTATTTGTACCAAAACAAAATGAGAGAAATGAAATTGTAAGATATAAAGCCCGTCTCATAGCCCAGGGATTCTCTCAAAGGCCTGGATTTGATTACCAGGAAACTTACTCTCTTGTGGTAGATGAAGTTACTTTTCGTTTTCTTATGGGTATGTCATGTTTGGAAAAATTGGAAAAACGTCTGATGGACGTTGTGACAGCCTACCTATATGGATCACTTGATAGTGATGTCTATATGAAAATCCCTGAAGGATTAAAATTGGATGAGGCTAAGACTCGccatttttaatcaattaaattaCAACAATCAATATATGGACTGAAATAATCTGGTTATATGTGGTACAACATGCTTAGTGAATACCTATTAAATGATGGGTATGTTAATGATAAAGTATGTCCATGTGTGTTTATTAAAAGATCTCAAACTggttttgttattattgttgtatatgtggATGACTGGAATATTATAGGTACTTCTAAAGATATTACTAATGCTGCCaattatttgaaaaatgagtttGAGAAGAAAGATCTTGGAAAGACAAAGTTCTGTTTAGGTTTACAGGTGGAACACTTATCTTCaggaatatttgttcatcaattAACCTACACAGAAAAAGTTCTGGATCGATCTTACATAGACAAATCTCATAGTTAAAGTTAGGTCACTTAAAGTTAAAAATGATCCATTTCATCCTAAAAAAGAAGATGAAGATCCAATTGGACCAGAAGTTCCATATCTCAGTGCAATTGGCGCTCTTATGTACCTCGCAAATAACACACGACCTGATATTGCTTTTGCTGTGAATCTATTAGCAAGATTCAGTTCAGATCCATCTAAAAGACATAGGGATGGAATCAAGAATATATTGAGATATCTTCACAGGACAATTGACCTTGGattattttttctaaataattcGAAATCACAGTTGGTTGGATATGCAGATGCTGGATACTTTTCAGATCCTCATATTGGACGATCACAAACAGGTTACTTATTCACATATTGCAGTACTGCTATCTCTTGGAAATCTACAAAACAGACCATGGCTGCAACTTCATCAAATCACGCAGAATTACTAGCAATCCATGAAGCAAGTAGGGAATGTGTCTGGATACGATCCATAATCCAACATATTCGGCATTCATGTGGATTATCAAATGTCACAGGCGGCCCTACTATTTTGTTTGAAGATAATTCAGCTTGTATTAAATAGTTAAAGGAAGGATATATCTAGGGAGATCGAACAAAACACATCTtaccaaaattcttctacactcaCGAATTAAAAGAGAATGGAGATATTGAGGTACAACAAGTTCGATCATGTGATAATCTGACAGATATACTTACAAAGTCAGTACCGACATCAACATTTGAAAAGCTACGAAATAACATCGGAATGTGAAGATTAAAGAAAATATTACATCAAGATGTCAATATGTGAAATTTTATACAGGGGAGACTATACTCTTTTTTCTTCATCAAGGTTTTTATCCCACCGGGTTTTTCCttgcaaggttttaacgaggTAGTCAATCTTTGAGATACTCACATTTGACAATCAAGGGGGAGTGTTATAATAATGATTGTCAAATCTTACTAAGGAACACTCACAATACTTACTAAGGAAGACTCGTGATACTTATCAAGAAAGACTTAATTTAATATTGGAAGCTTGTCACGAAAACCAATGTTTTTGTTAACCTAACTAAGAAAACTTACCTATTAAGTTTTCTTAGTATAGTTGATAAAGCTCTACTATAAATAGAAGTTTTGCCTAGTtatttgtacttgaacaatcACATAAAAagtaataatatttttaagatctctctctttctttctcactctATAGTTTATAGTTTATTTACATCATGATCTAATTAATAACGCCACTTCCGAAATACTAGATCTCAACCGGTCCTCAAAGTTCTAGAATAATGAAGTCTCATATTCAATACATGTTTAAGTCCCTTCCAAAATAGTTATGTAAAATTATTGACATGGACGCGCAATAAAATTTATTAGTGACCAATAAAATGCACCATCAATCATATGCTATACTATCTAATTATATCACCCCCCCAAACCAAGAACATGAAATAATGTTTGCTTATCATCACATTCAACTTAATATCGTCACCTTCGGTTAGACTTTTAAGTACTTAAAGTCTCTTTTAATCAATATATATCACAAGTATTTTCATGCAATAAGACCTTCAAAATTTTAAATCAAGACACTATAGCTAATTCTAAGTCACAAGTCCGAAAAGTACATTACAAATTTATTCAAACTCTTAGAAAATTAAACGCATTAATTTTAACTATATTTACACCTTCAATATGGAAGCATAGAGGAATATAAAATTTGTACATGTCATAAATATGAAGTTAACTATAGAATTTTTAAGAAAAAAGAAAAATCTTGCTGCTAATAATACTTACagaaatttaaaatgaatattatatttatataactATAAAATACACTTGTAtagaaatatttttttaaaaaaaatgttaaatCAAGCCAAagtattataaatttaaatacCTCTAAAGATCAAGGAATATATAATAGTAACCGTATGACCATGCACTCACTCGCAAATTTTCACAACATATtgataaaataatataattaaagTAGCGCGGAAATCAAGGTAACTCAAAATGCATGAAGACCgcattaaaataattatattaacACACAATCACTAGTTAACAAATATAATAAATCACAAAACTTATCAATTAGGACACTCACTGTTTGAGCTAGCTGAGACTTGAGAGTACATCAAAAATTTAATAAAGCATATTTACATTGACATGGATGCAACCATGCTTTAAAAGTAACATACCTACTGAAATAAATAATCTCAATGATCGtctaaaaaatattaaataaaataaataataacaCTAACTTTCAGATCTGCACATAAAAAACATATACACATATCATTCTATTATTTTCTAAGAATTTCAAAAATATTCCATTTATTTAGTTAAATCGAAATATGAATCCAGTGCTCTATAGATTAAAATGCATAGCTACCTCCTTTAAAATAGTATATTACCGAATAAGGACACTAAGTGAAACCATCTTCACTTTTGAACATAATCAATGATATTTGTTAGTTGTCATTAGTGTTAGAGCATGCATACACCTTTTAGCTATATTCACAAACACAAATATCTTCCCAAACACAAATAGTAGTGTTGAAAAAATAAATAGTACTACGACTAAACTAACACAACAAGGCAGTTGTATCACCAATAACAACAAGGCAGAAACACAAATAACGAAAGCAAAACACGAAGGTCGAAAACACAATATAATCAAAAATTGTAAAATAAAACAAGACGAGAAAGAAAGAAAACTTATCGTAATGAAGCTTTCAAcacagctgagtcaccaatcCCTTAACAGAAAGAGGCtgttcttgaagagtttattGCACTCATTTATTGTGTTAAGAGCCTCCAATAACcttcccaggataaaacagcaacagaaCACCGATCTCACAGCAGTACGATGTTCAACGGCGATCAGACCTCAGTCGCCCAAAAAACCTATGAAAATATGTATATTTTCAGTGAGAGACAAGGGAGATAAGAGGAGGCTGCTAGGGTTTTACAAATGTGTGTATATATTTGTATATCAAAAATGTTTTTCTTATTTAAAACCAAAAAAACGTAACTGATTAGTTTtagttaaaataaaatatttcacTTAAAACATATTTCATTATGAATATTAATTAGAATTGTAACCGTTagacatgcccaatttaccaagcCCAGACCATAAGTAAATTCTAGGCCCACTAACAAATTCTAACACATAATATTTCTATTAAAATATTGTATTAAGTCACTACTTATtctaatatcccatattttcagatattattattataattatttggaattgtttatgtgattttcatgtgaattttaatgaattatatgataattggaattgatgtttgaatgtttatatgtgatattatttgaatattttaatttttatatgtgtagattaaaatatagataattatggtatttttttCGTAATTTTTGGATTGTCATATTATTTTACaaggatttatggatttattaattattttttgagtaattataaaactattttataaagtcaggaatcgtccaacttcaactatttttgtgtttttacaacccgaaactcttccaaaaactcc from Apium graveolens cultivar Ventura chromosome 5, ASM990537v1, whole genome shotgun sequence includes the following:
- the LOC141660470 gene encoding secreted RxLR effector protein 161-like; the encoded protein is MGTSKDITNAANYLKNEFEKKDLGKTKFCLGLQTNLIVKVRSLKVKNDPFHPKKEDEDPIGPEVPYLSAIGALMYLANNTRPDIAFAVNLLARFSSDPSKRHRDGIKNILRYLHRTIDLGLFFLNNSKSQLVGYADAGYFSDPHIGRSQTGYLFTYCSTAISWKSTKQTMAATSSNHAELLAIHEASRECVWIRSIIQHIRHSCGLSNVTGGPTILFEDNSACIK